Genomic segment of Rattus norvegicus strain BN/NHsdMcwi chromosome 7, GRCr8, whole genome shotgun sequence:
aaatataatatttaatgaaGTAGTCTTGCATTTTTGCTTTTATtctattttgcatttttctttttttaatggagaaaCCAGACAATTTTATTTTACCTATGTggtctgcattttcttttttctgggcaGTTTGACCCTGAGTGATTTGTGGTGGGTATTTTCTAATCACCTGTGATGAAGGGCTTCCTAGCCACATTGGCTTTTGTAACCGAACGCCTTCCTTGCTTTTCTGTTCATTTGCAAGAAAAGTTTGAAAAGGCTTCCCCCACTGCAGGGTTTGAGAAGCCCAAGAATTTCCTTTTATTCACTCGTCCCCaaccacaaacaaataaatgctcACTGTGCTGTACTCTGCGGACGAGAAATTCACATTGCAAGGGCCAAAAGGGGGAGACGTTAAAAGCAATTTCCAGCCCCCCCAAATGGTGTGAAGTAAAAGTGCTTTCAGAGAATCCCACAAGAATGGCACAGGTGGGCACGGTGGGACCGTCTCATCGTCAGAGAGCCCAAGGAGTCGAAAGGAAACTCTAACTACAACACCGACAGGCCACAAACCATAGCTATAATGCAAAGTAACTAAGCTCCCGCCACCTATCTTTCACCatcttaacttaaaaaaaaacctgtgaaaATACGTAATCCCAAGAAGCCTTCGGTCATGTATAAAACTGGAAGCAAGAGAGGTGCAGCGTATAGCTGCCATCGGCTGATCTAGAGAAGACACATCAGCTGATTCTTCGGACTCTCTGACTTAATACAGGAGTTCTGGGCTTTCCCTGCCTTGGCCTAGCTCTGAGACAATGAGTGCTACACGCCGCGTCTTGGTTTTGCAGCTCTGCCTCATGGCCCTCTCTGGCTGTTACTGCCAAGGCACACTCATTGAAAGCCTAGAAAGTCTGAAGAACTATTTTGTAAGTATGATCTTTTCATAGTGCCTGTGGTTGACGGTGGCTGGTGTTGACTCCCTGTAGTGAACGCTAGACTGCCATCTCTGGCCCACAGTCATTTTGAGATGACGGGGTGCTGCCTGGCTATATGTCGGTGAGGTGTTCGTTGACTTAATGATCTTGCTATTGATTTAGCCCTCTGTTTGATTACTATGGAGTCAGAGGGCATTAGCCAATCTCCCCAGAGATGGGCAAAGTATGGATACTTTACGAAGTACGAAGATACTGATCACTTTTGTGGTGTCTTATTATTTAGTCATGATAAGAAATATCCTTACCTTCATGGTTTTCATTCTTTCAGACATCTTGAAAATGATAGTGAGAGATGAAACTACTATAACTACCCAGGGAAACAGCTTATCACTTAAAGTAACCAAAGGCAAAGTTCTTAACATTTCTGCTAAAGAAAATGCCCCCTTGAAGTTGTTTTAACCTAAGGAGTAATTTTGAAATTCTACTGCAATCGAAGTATCACCAAAAGCCAGCCACTTGGCAAGGTTTGAGGAGAGCTATATTTTTTAGAGTTTTAAgggtttttatttgaatttttttaaactaatggtTAAGAGAGACAAATTTTATATCCTTAAAATATTACAATTTGTCCCAAATGTATATACTAGTATACATATAGCTAGTATACTAGTGTTCAAGTATTTACGGTGTAAATCAAGCTGTCTCATACATGTGTTTGGAGCTAACTTTTAGAGCAGCAATTAAGCCCTACTAGGGCACAGACTGATGTTACAGAAGCCTGGACCATAAGGGGGCAGTGTGCACAGCGGAATTGTTATGATGatgttctttctccctttcttaatTTGAGAGTAACTCTCTTTTTAGCTCACTATGGTTATTTGGGAGTTGAGTTTATTTGTGGCCTTGCAATTTCAAGTCTGGGCCAGTAAAATCCTGAAGCTAAAAGAACGTACTTAGTGTTTGGATAAATGCAGTCTTTTGGGGGATACTCAGCAGATGCTTCGAAGGGCCGAGGAGGCAACTCATGACCATTATTGTCAGCACTGCATTCAACAAAACTCCACAGATATTTTTCAGGGCAGTTTGGTGAAATAATTACAAATCgatcttttctcttctcctcagaACTCAAGTAGCATGGATGCTATGGAAGGAAAGAGCCTCCTCTTGGATATCTGGAGGAACTGGCAAAAGGTGAGCTGAATATCCCCCCCAACAcactcccctgcctcccctgcttTCCTGTTGTTTCTAATGAACCGGTTCTCACAATACTCTCTTTGTGTTGTTTCCCAAGGACGGTAACACGAAAATACTTGAGAGCCAGATTATCTCTTTCTACCTCAGACTCTTTGAAGTCTTGAAAGACAACCAGGCCATCAGCAACAACATAAGTGTCATCGAATCGCACCTGATCACTAACTTCTTCAGCAACAGTAAAGCAAAAAAGGATGCATTCATGAGCATCGCCAAGTTCGAGGTGAGACAGCTTTGCAAACTACCGTATTATTGTTTGTTTCACATTGTCTTTGAATTATCAGACAGTAGAAATTAGCTACTCATCAGTTGATAAAGCTGAGAGATGTTTCCCCACCGCAGGCAGATTGGGAGgaatctgccttttttttttgtcaattttggaaaaacacagacattcAAACCATTACCCACATACTGGGTAAACGCtctgaggaggaggcagaagaggggaGCATTGAGCAGAGCTCTTGTGATCCCCACTGAGTGTGTGATGGAAACTCTCACTTAGGTTGGGAGGTTGTGTGTTAGTGGAAAGAGCAGTGGGAGGGAGTGAGAAGACttgtgtcttcctcctcctcctcccagccaGGCCACAAGGAGCGCTGACTTCAGATGACTCACACAACTGGCTGGGGTGCAGTTTCCCCATCTTGAGAGGAACCAGCTGGGATTGCTACCTCAGTTTTATctcttttgtcaaaaacaaagcaaaacaaaaccaccacagTGCCACAGGTAGAAAATGAGgatgggggaaagaaaggaatCGGGCTCTGAGGAGACTTCCGGGCATCCTACCCCTGGGCTCTGGTTAGTCTCTCGTGCTATGCAGCTCAGTGTGTTTTCAGGTGAAGCAATGGTAGGCTTCCTTTCAAAGGATTGTTTTAGAGGTCTTATAAAAGGCTTGGTCAATTCACTTTCAGATATGGCGGTATTCCAGCCATTCCTTGCTTTATGTCAGGAAATCATCCTACACCTTTAAATTATGGCCATAAGAATCTGAAAGCATAAAGGCAATTCTCATTTTACTAAATTTTTTATAGAAGGCAAAGGCATTCAAAAGTTCTCAGGCTTTGATGGCGAAGGGTGCCAAAAAAAAAAGGGCCAGGTGTCTTGGTACGTTCTGGCCTCAGTTTTCAGTCTACCTGAGTCTGCCTCTAACTAGACTCCTGCCCTCTCTCAGGTGCTGGGAGGTGGTAGCCTATCTCTGTCCATCAAGGAGAGATGGATAAAGTAATTGTTCCTAACTCACTTTGCTTTTGACTTGCCAGTCAGCTCTGGCTAAGTCTCTTGGATTCTCACCAATGTTCTGAAGACCAGGAAATACATTTGTCTTCACAACACACAGCTTCGAGAAACCTAAGTTGGGAGAATCCTAAGGCCTTGGCTTCATCTTTTTGGAAAATCTGGGTCTTGTGCTTCCTATGGGTGACCTTGAGCAAGCTCTTAACTTTTGTCCTATTTTGATGCATCGTCATCATGttttagggacacacacacacacacacacacacacacacacacacacttcttttagTAACTAGTTCTGTAAACATCTGAGTCCTTCCTGGAAATGTAGCAAGGGACTCAAAGTATTTCCAGTattagaacaaacaaacaaaccagataaCAATAAatggttttcattttattaagcACAAAATTGCCCAAGTGGCCCTTCTGGTTAGAATGGAGAAGTCTAAGTAGTTAAATCAATGGTGTAGAAAGCAGGGAACAGAAAACAATGTTCACCTCCAAATTTCAAATGCTCTCTGTGTCAACAAATTGATTATTATTAATCTGATTGagatttgtgtttattttttaatcccATCCCAGAAATGATGACACTGATCTGATTTGGgggaaattgaaaatatttttttcccatttattttggACTTGGGTTGTTCCCATAGCACTCAGTCTGTCTTGGTGGCCCTCGAATTTCTGCTTGTATCAGAATCTCTTAGCTCACAAAGGCATCTGGGTCTCTGGGCTCCTTGGTAGATCTCTAAAGCATTCTACTACAGCAAAGGGAGCGTTGgctaatgtaatttttttcttggtctGAATAGAAAGGACTAATCAAAGAGGAAGGTGGTAGACATTGTAGATAAGAGATTATGTTGCCAATATCTTCACAAGAAcacaggttccagcagtgtctggTTCAAGTTCGGAGTTACCATCTGTTCACCCCCACCCTGTCCCCACCCCATTCCACCCAGGAGTCTTTTGGTCTCCATTTTGAGATTTGCGCAGCAGTTAGGGGAAAGATAGAGGTGCGAGTGACTCAGCCCACCCCCTGTTGTACAACTTGGGAATCTCATGCTCCTATTGGTCTTAACAGCTACATAAGCGAATACCACAAGTGAAAGGAATAGATTGCTGTACTACTTTGTTAAgaggaatattttcattttcactgACCATGATGTCAAGAAGAATAGTCCAATGACTTATATGCTTGGAATTAATTTCATTTCCCTCCCCACTCCATTAGGTGAACAACCCACAGATCCAGCACAAAGCTGTCAATGAACTCATCAGAGTGATTCACCAGCTGTCACCAGAATCTAGCCTAAGGAAGCGGAAAAGGAGTCGGTGCTGATTCTGGGGTAGAGAGTGTGCCAATAAGAAGAATTCTGCCAGcactatttgaattttaaaactaaacctatttattaatatttaaatttatttatatggaGAATATATTTTAGACTCATCAACCAAAGAAGTATTTATAGTAACAACTTATATGTGATAAGGATGAATTTCTATTAATATATGTGTTATTTATAATCTCTGTGTCCTTAATTATTCCTCTTTGACCAATCATTCTTTCTGACTAATTAACCCAGACTGTGATTATGAAGTTGTatctggggtggggggacagCCAACCAGCTGACTGAACTCACACTGTGGCTTGTGCACTTACTTCACTTGCCAACGGGGAACATTCAGAACTGCAATGACCCCGTGAGGTGCTGCTGACCAGAGGAAATGTCTATACATCGGGCCAGCACTTTTATAGCAGGTCAGACAGCACTTCAATGTGTCAGATAGTACAGACTGTCCCTCGGGGGAAAGCATTGTCTCAGATTTTAAACCTGGTGCTTCCGTATACTGCCAAAAACTGTGACTACACCCGAATGACAAAATCTCACCCATTTATAGTTTATCACTGTCTAATTGCATATGAATAAAGTTTGCTTTCCACAATCAGTCATGCTGCGTCAGACTTCTTCTAAGAGAGGACCTGGGTGAATGAACCACCTAGTCATGAATGGGAAGGAAATAAGTCGTTTTTAGCTGTGGGAATCTTGGAGCTGCATTAAGCCCCATTGAGTGTGGTGCTTTTCTCTACTGACAATGTGCTTGTTTTCACAGCTCTGGTTGGCAGctgtttgaattttctttcaaagATGTGTGGCTAATCAACTAGAGCCCCTGCAATGGGGAGTATGCAAACTGCTTAGCTCGATATATGGatgtgtctctcctctctctctctctctctctctctctctctctctctctctctctctgcagcacCCTAGCATTTCTTTCTCATTCACAGTAGGCAAACATCATTGGTGTATGTCCTAGAGTTTCAattgctgtgagaaaataccatgaccaaaagcaacttggcaaagaaagggtttatttcaacccttagattgtagttcattcctgAGGAAAGctagggcaggagctcaaggcaggaacctggagtcaggaactgaagaAGATGCCATGCAGAAACATTgcatactggcttgcttctcatggtttgctcagcctgttttcttatacaactcagaaCCACCTCCCTAAGAGTGGTACTGGCCCACTGTGGACTGTGGACTGGGCTCAtccatatcaatcactaattaagaaaatgtcctacagacttGCCTCCAGGCAATGTGATGGAGAAAATTTCTCTGAGGTTCCTCTTCCtaaataactctagcttgtgtaaaGTCAGCAAACTAATAGACACAGTGTGACAGAGCTCTAGGGAGAGAGGCATGGATTGGAACCAAGATTGTGCCACCGTAAACTGCATGACCTTTAATAACTTCTCTATATTCtctaatcttttatttatttatttgaaaatggGGAATAATTAAATGTGGGCCTTCCTCCCAATACTATGTGTGAATCCACTCTTTCAcccaaatgtatttatttattatggcaCCTGGTAAGTGCCTAGGTAGTTTAGAAACTTTGGAGAATTTGAGCAACTAGGAAAATAGATAATGAATAGAATATATTGTAGGTCTTCAAGTTTCATGGTGTTTTAAAGATTCTCGTTGCTATGGAAAAAATAGAGTGGAGAAGGATGGAGGAAGCATATTGTTAGCAGGATGAAGTGGGTCATCCAGAGGTTTAAATAGAAGTGGGTTACAGTTTCCTAATCAAAGAAAAACCATTTCAGGAAGAATTTACAAGGGTGATACCCATTTGGATTCCAGGCAAGACCAATACTCTTGGAAAGGCTTTGGGGTGAAGAAGATTCTTCAGGCATGAAAGAAGAAGACCTGAAGGGCAATCCCCAAAAAATGGGGGGAAGGGACATTAGTCaccacaggaggaggaggatgaagtgAGAGAGGCATGTGCCTTTTAGGTACAAGGAAGCTCTATATGTAATGACTTTGATACGTTCTGGGTTGTGAATTCTAGAAGACTCTCTTGAAATGTCAAAAGATGGTCTTACAATGTACATATGAATGTGTTATGAACTTGGACTTAGATCACTTATGTGAACAAGAATAACGGATGTAATGACATGATTTAAGCTGTCCTCAGgacagccccataggaagaacaactatatcaaccaaccagacccccaagagttctcagggactaaaccaccaaccaaagagcacacatggagggacccacaaCTCCAactgcagatgtagcagaggattgcattgtctggcatcaataggagatgAGGctgttggtcctgtgaaggctcgatggcccagtgtagggaaatggcaGTGCGGAGAGGGGGGAGTGAATGAGtgagagggggagcatcctcatagaagcacgAGGAGGGGGATAGGAggggggaaccgggaaaggggataacatttgaaaagtaaatacataaaatttccaataatatatatatacacacacacatatatatacatatatatacacatgtatatatatgtatatatatatatgaatgagtaGGGACACAGGTTAGTTGTTGGGAGCATTCTTCTCAGAGTTTTGACTTTGCCTTCCCACAATAGCAGCATCGTTCAAAACAGTTTGTGTCAAGGGGTCATTTTAGTCCTTGGCAATAATCAGTGGTTACTGTAATCACTATTGGGTAACTAAGCAACAGTGGATGCAACCTGACTGCAAAACTTTAAAGTCTTGgatgaagaaagaatgaaaacccTTAGGCTAATGTTGGCATGCCTGTGACTGACATGAGATGCTGCTGGTTGATGCAGACTAGTTTAAAAttcttattacttttatttttttacagccCAGTCATTAcctcctcctggtctgccctcccacagttcctcatcccattcctcttccctctgcctccaagaggatgttccctccttcccatcccaccccccaccaacctccccactccctggggcctcatgtctcttgagggttaggcacatcttctctcactgaggccagaccagtcagttctctgctatatatgtgtgggAGTCTCATTCCAGCTGgtgaatgctgcctggttggtgtttcagtgtctgagagattttgggggtccaggttagttgagactgctggtctttctatggagttgcccttctcttcagcttcttcagcctttccctaattcaaccacaggagtacCCAACTTAGATCCAGACTCCAAGATACAGAAAGTCAAAACTTTATTGTGTTGGGAAGGTAACAGAGAGTGAAGCAGGGAATATCCTTCAGTAAAACTCGAGTTGACCCTGGTCTATTCAGTAGTTGTcaataattatctttttttttaatgcttccaTTTACTCTTAGGGGTGTTGTAGGACTTACAGACAGAATTGACTATATTTTAGAATAAGGGAGATGAGGGTGGTAATTACTTTTGTTCTATGTTAACAAGGACAGGCATCTGCCTTGGTCCACTAGCAACAGAGGCAACAACCAAGACCTGGAGTGAGAACATAGTTGTAGCACCAAGTCCCTTGTTCTCAGAACCTCTCAGAACCATCTGGTATACCTTTGCTAGTGGCTTGCTGGTGTCTGGATGACTGGAACATAATGGTTAACATCAACAGGCTTTCTCTCCCTTCtattttttcattcttcttttctcATTCCTTCATGTTTTGTAATTCTAGATCAGGTAAATCAGAGTAAGGCAAGTAACTATGGTTGGCTACTGTGGAAGTTAGCTTCTGAGTGTAGTGTGAAGAATGTACACGTGTAGGGGGAAGCTTGGGTAGAAAGCATTAGGCTGAAAAGAGTGGGAATATACCAACTTCTTCTGGTTTCATAAGTTACCACAAACTAGTTGCAATAAGACAATATATTACTGTCTGATGATTTGACTAGTGGAAATCCAAACCCAGACTGAAATCACTGGCAGGGCTGTAGTCATGCTGGAGACCCAAGCAGATAGTCTGTCCCCTCATCTTTTCCAGTGTCCAGAGGTTGGTCTTACTACTATGCAGTGGTCTTTCCTTTCATTAAAGCCTTCAATATTGCATCTTCCAATCTCTCTTGCCCTGGTACTGACACTCATATCTCCCTCTTATAAAGACATTTGAGTTTATACTGTGATCACTCTAACAATTCAAGATCGTCATGTTGAATCTTGGTGTGAACTTGacacatctgggaagaaggaaccccAATTGAGGAAATGCTACCATCAGATTGGACtgttggtgtgtctgtgtggcatTGTGTTGATTTTCATTgcttgatgtgggaaggccctgGCCCATGTTGGTGGTTCAGTTCCTAGATGCGTAGTCCCAGGAAGTGTAAGAAAGGTAGCTGGGTGTGAGCCCTGAGAAATCCAGTGGCCAGTCTTCCTCGCacagttcctgcctctgcttctaacTGAGTTTCCACCCTGACTTCTTTTAGTGACAGACTGTGTTTGGGACACGTAAGCCAGATGAAACCCTTACTTCCAAGTTTCTTTTGAACAATGTTTTATCACAATGGAGAAGCAAGTTATGTCAAGAACCATATctccatctcaaaatttttaactgCATCTGAAAAACCCCTTTTACGATATAAAGTGACATTGTAGATTCTGGGACTTGAGTCATAGACATCTCTGCAGTGCTGCGGAGAGGCCATCTAGCAAGGGTTGTCAAAttttcaggaaaagaaaatgttgtcCATGTGGAATGATAGCCTACAGTGGGTGTCTGAGCCCAGGCAGGATGAAGGGGCCATCTGCACACTGCGTGAACTCAGCATGGGAATCAGAGTGAAGTAGGAATAGCAGTCAAATGGAGATGGTATGTCGGTGTGCCGATGTgtcagtgtgtcagtgtgtcggtgtgtcagtgtgtccgatgtgtcagtgtgtcagtgtgtcagtgtgtcagtgtgtcggTGTGTCAGTGTGTTGGTGTGTCGGCACAGACAGAAAGCTGGTAACTATTGGTCACTGAGCACCACATACGTTATGAGTAAGAACAGGCTTTCCTTCCTAATATAGTCCTATGAATTGCATTCTCCATGTAGAATACACTATgcattctcagaggagaaaagagaattgTAGTATGAAAAGGGAGATTGCAGAACCAACTGTATAATTCTGAACTTGAATTGGATATATTAGAATGAACATAtggctctgctcccaaaccccgtgggagagagacctcaccgcctgatcaggtgggcactcctgaggctgcagagcggaggagaccaccaacactgcccacccctgcccacgtccctggcccaagaggcagctgcgtaaggcctctgggttcccgtaggggagggcccaggagcggcaggaccccagcgcctgagacaccgccggaaccagaaggaaacagaccggataaacagttctctgcacccaaatcccgtgggagggagcgctgaaccttcagagaggcagacacgcctgggagaccaggggaggctgcactctgtgcacgtccagacgccagaggaaaacaccaaacaccatctggaaccctggtgtgtggaggctcccagaaagagcggcgcagatcttcccggttgctgccacagcggagaggacccCACGAGCAGTAccctacgagcaaacttgagccttggatccacaggtgggaccaacttttcccctgcaggaaacctgcctggtgaactcaagacacaggcccacaggaacagctgaagacctgtagagaggaaaaactacacgcccgaaagcagaacactctgtccccataactggctgaaagaaaacaggaaaacaggtctacagcactcctgacacacaggcttataggacagtctagccactgtcagaaatagcagaacaaagtaacactagagataatctgatggcgagaggcaagcgcaggaacccaagcaacagaaaccaagactacatggcatcatcggagcccaattctcccaccaaaacaaacacggaatatccaaacacaccagaaaagcaagatctagtttcaaaatcatatttgatcatgatgctggaggacttcaagaaagacataaagagctcccttagagaacaagtagaagcctacagagaggaatcgcaaaaatccctgaaagaattccaggaaaacacaatcaaacagttgaaggaattaaaaatggaaatagaagcaatcaagaaagaacacatggaaacaaccctggacatagaaaatcagaagaaaagacaaggagctgtagatacaagcttcaccaacagaatacaagagatggaagagagaatctcaggagcagaagattccatagaaatcattgactcaactgtcaaagataatgtaaagcagaaaaagctactggtccaaaacatacaggaaatccaggactcaatgagaagatcaaacctaaggataataggtatagaagagagtgaagactcccagctcaaaggaccagtaaataccttcaacaaaatcatagaagaaaacttccctaacctaaaaaaagagatacccataggcatacaagaagcctacagaactccaaatagattggaccagaaaagaaacacctcccgtcacataatagtcaaaacaccaaacgcacaaaataaagaaagaatattaaaagcagtaagggaaaaaggtcaagtaacatataaaggcagacctatcagaatcacaccagacttttcgccagaaactatgaaggccagaagatcctggacagatgtcatacagaccctaagagaacacaaatgccagcccaggttactgtatcctgcaaaactctcaattaccatagatggagaaaccaagatattctatgacaaaacca
This window contains:
- the Ifng gene encoding interferon gamma precursor, with protein sequence MSATRRVLVLQLCLMALSGCYCQGTLIESLESLKNYFNSSSMDAMEGKSLLLDIWRNWQKDGNTKILESQIISFYLRLFEVLKDNQAISNNISVIESHLITNFFSNSKAKKDAFMSIAKFEVNNPQIQHKAVNELIRVIHQLSPESSLRKRKRSRC